Part of the Natrialbaceae archaeon AArc-T1-2 genome, TTGATACACGCGTGGATCTCGCCGTGCTCGTCGGCGAAGACGCGCGCAAACCGGTCGGAAACGTGCGCGCCGCAGTGGTTACACTCGGGCATGGTCACACCGGCGTTCGCCGGTGGTAACGTCTAACGGACGAGGTGTTAAATATCCTTTCCCGAACAGTGTCTAGAGTTTCTTCTTCGAGAAATCTTTTCTTGTTTCTCCAATATTCTGTTTGGTACCGGAACTATTCTCGGTCAGCTGTGCTGGCGACGGCTCGTGCGATCAGAGTGGCCTGGCCGCCGGCGACGAAACCGGCGTCGACGTTGACGACCGACAACACCGTACACGACTGGAGCATCCCCGACAGCGCCGCCTCGCCGTCACCGCCGTGACCGTACCCGCTCGAGACGGGAACGCCGATCACGGGCGTATCGACGAGTCCGGCGATCACGGTCGGTAACGCGCCTTCGCGTCCGGCGGCGACGACCAACACGTCGACTTCGCGGAGCCGGTCGAGCTGATCGAGAACTCGATCGAGTGCGGCGACGCCGACGTCGTCGATTCGATCGACCGTCGCGCCCGCGTCCTCACAGACGACCTGGGCCTCGTCGGCGACCGGTCCGTCGACGGTACCCGCGGTGACGATTCCGACCGTCGCCGACAGCGACGGGCACTCGTAGGACGAACCCTCGACCAGAAGCGACGAGCCGCGCCGGGAGACCGTCGCGTCGGGATGGGTCCGATCCAGCCGGGATTCGACGGCGGTGACGTGATCGTCGGTCGCTCTGGTGACGAGCGCCCGACCGGTCGTCTCGACGGCGTCGGCAGCCAGCGCTGCAACCTGGTCGGGCGTCTTTCCGGTCGCGAAGATCGCCTCCGGAATGCCCCGGCGGCGATCTCTGGCCGCGTCGAACCGACCCGCCTCGCCGGTGACGTATCCCTGGAGCTTTGCCTCCGCCGCCGCTGGCGACAGGTCGCCGTCTGCGACGGCCTCGAGTAGTTCGCGCATATCCACGCTACCGGACGAGCGCACTCGAATGCGTCGCGACGGCGCGCGCGAGCGACCGGCGGCCGCTTGCCAGACGCTCGACACCGGCGACGGCTCGGTTAGCATATACGTTCCGGTGTCACACGGATGCAAAACCCTCGTTTCAGCCCTCCAGAGCCGCTCTACCGGCGCTATAACCACAACGTTTATAAAGAGATAACGGGAACAGAAAACCCGTATGGCAGATCTTATCGTCAAAGCCGCCGTCAAGGAAGCGCTCGATGACAAGAACGTCGCCTCGGACTTCTACGATGCCCTCGACGAGGAAGTCGACGAGCTGCTCGAAAACGCCGCCCGTCGCGCCGAAGCCAACGACCGGAAGACGGTCCAGCCCCGCGACCTGTAAGGTCACCTGAACGCTCGTTTTTTATCGGTGCGACCGTTCGGGAGCACCGCGTATCCGAAAAACGCGACGGCCGTCGCGTCGCGTCTCACCCCCGGAGCAGTCCGCCGTCGACCGGTATCGACGCACCGTTGACGAAACTCGAGCGCGGACTCGAGAGGACGGCCGCCATCTCGCCCAGCTCGCGAGGCTCACCGATCCGGTCCATCGGGATGTCACGCGAAAGCGCCGCAAGTCCTGCCTCGTAGTCCGCGTACTCGCCGCGGTCGGTTCGGGCCTCGATCAGCTCTTCGATGCGTGGCGTCTCGATCGTCCCGGGCAAGACGGCGTTGGCTCTGATCTCGGGTGCGAACTCCCGGGCGATCGTCTTCACGAGCCCGATCACCGCTCGCCGGACCGCATTCGACAGCAAGAGTCCGTCGACGACCTCCCGGACCGACCGGGAGGTGATACAGACGATCGTCCCCGCGTCGGACTCGAGCAGGTGGGGATGTGCGTTCTCGATCGTCCAGACGACGCTCATCACCAGCAGATCGTAGGCCTCGTACCACTGCCGTTCGGTCGTCTCGAGGAAGGTCGTACTCGGCGGACCGCCGGCGGAGGTAACGAGGTGATCGAGGCCGCCGAACGCCTCGACCGTCGCCGCGACCAGCGCCGCGACCGCGTCGGGATCGGTGAGATCCGTCTGCCTGGCGAGTACGTCGCCGGGACCCTCGTCCGCGAGACGGTCGCGTGCGTTCTCGAGTCGATCCTCGTCCCGGCCACAGATCGCGACGTCTGCACCCTCGCGTGCGAGCGCGGTCGCACTCGCCAGCCCGAGCCCGCTCGAGCTCGCCGTGACCAGTGCCGCGTTTCCCTCGAGTTCGAGATCCATGCCGGGGGAGACGAACGCCAGATACAAAGCAGTCGGGGCGCGAGTCAGTCCGACTCGGCGTCGGACTCGGGCCGCCGGACGCGAACGATCCCGTCGGAGGTGACGCCGATGACCACGTCGGCGACGACCTGTCGACCGGTGACCGCGCCGCCGGCGGCGTCGCTTATCATCTTCATCAGCTCCGGCGCGGAGTGGCCGACTTTCACGCCCGCCTCGTCGCAGGCGTCGTAGATCTCCTGTGGGACCTCATAGAGGTCCGTTCCTTCGGGGATTCGAACCTGAACCGGCGCGCGCAACGCCTCCGCGAAGGCGACCGTCTCGCGGGCCTTCTCGAGGTTGTCCCGGGCACTTCCCTCGATCGAGGAGACGTTGGCCCGCGACGTGCCCAGTTCCGATGCTATCTCGGCCTGTGAAACGCCCTGTCGCCTGAGCGCGAGGACCTGTGCCTGTCGCCTGGTGAGAACGCTCGTCTCCGGATCGAACCCGATCTCGTCGAGGAACGCGTCGACCTCGTCGATCACGGCGACCTCCTCCAACGTCCGGCAGATCGCGAATCCATACCCGAGCGTAGCCGCGGCGAACCCAAAGATTACACGGTCGGTATGACACGATCGAACCGGCCACCACGAAGATGAAACCGAGACGACGTCACGAAACGGTGAGGAACGGACCGAAACAGACGACAGGACGACAGGCAGGCTTCCGGTGACTGTCCACTCGAAGCGAAGAGGCGTTACGCTCCCCAGAAGTTCTCGCGACTGCCGAGTCGTTCGCGGTCGGCGGCATCGTCGTCGTCTCCAGCGTCGTCTTCGACGTCGGTCTCGACGCCGTCTCGCTCGTCGTTCGGATCCAGCGGCAGCCGCTCGAGTTCGTCGGCGCGAGCGTGGTTGCTGTGAACTTCCGTGATCTCGACGCGTGCGCGCGCCTCGGGCAGGACGCCGTCGACCATCACGATGAAGCCGTCTTCGGTCCGGCCGACGCCGGCACCGCTTTCGTGGATGTCCTCGACGTCGACGACGACCTCCTCGCCTACCTTGACCGGCTGGGTCTTGAGATCCTCGATCGGCTGGCTGTAGTGGTTGCACCACTCCTTGCCGCCGCGGTCGCCGTAGTGTTGACACCCCATCCCCGAGATGCGCTCTGAGAAGCTCGGACAGTCGTCCGCGAGTGGGCAGTCTGCCATGGCAAGTACTACCTGCGGAACCGTTAAACCGCTTGCGTCTCGACGCGAGCCCCGCCGAACGCCGACGTCGAGTCCGCTCGAGGCGTCTCGGCGAGTGGCTATCGTATCGAGCGTCCCTGCCAGTGAGACGTTACCTGCCGTACCAAGAATGGCGGTTTCGAAAACGTTTACGGGATGTGAGAACGGACCTCACGAGTATGAAAGTTCTCGTTACGGTTGCAGAAGTCGCAACGGTAGACGACGAGTTCGAGATCGCAGGCACCACGATCGACGATCGGTACCTGGGGGCGGACCTGAACGAGTGGGACGAGTACGCCATCGAGGAGGCAGTCACGCTCCAGGAGGACGGACTCGTCGACGAGGTCGTCACGGTCACGATCGGACCGGACGAGTGCGAACAGACGATCCGACAGGCACTCGCGAAAGGTGCCGACCGCGCCGTCAGGGTGTGGGACGACGCCCTCGAGGACGTCGACCTGGTAGACGTCGGCGCGAAAACCGAGATCCTCTCGGCCGTCGTCGAGGACGAAGAGCCGGATCTGGTACTCTCCGGGGTACAGACCGGCGACGACAGCTTCGGTGCGACCGGTGTCGCACTGGCCGAAGAGCTCGGCATCCAGTGGGCCGCCGTCGTCAACGACCTCGAGCTCGAGGACGCGGAGACGGCGTCGGTTCGCCGGGAGCTCGAAGGCGGCGTCGAGGAGCTGACCGAGGTCGAGCTACCCGCAGTGTTGACGATCCAGACCGGAATCAACGAACCGCGGTACGCGAGCCTGCGTGGCATCCGCCAGGCCCAGCGAAAGGAGCTGACGCCGATGAGCCTCGCCGATCTCGGCGTCGACGAGGCGGCCGTCGCAGGCGATCTCGAGCTGGTCGACATGTACGAACCCGAATCCGAGAGCGAGGCGACGATCTTCGAAGGAGGTCCCGAGGAGACGGCCGAAGAGCTCGCGTCTCTCCTCCACGAGAAGGGGGTGGCACCATGACGGCCGTGCTCGCGGTCGCGGACCACCGCCGTGGCGAACTTCGCGACGTCAGCTACGAGTTGCTCACCGCGGGTCGAGAGCTCGCCGACGACGTCGGCGGCGAACTCCACGCCGCCGTCATCAGCGGCCCCGTCGAGGAGTTCGGCGACAAGCTCAACCGCGAGGGCGTCGACGCCGTCTACACCGTCGCCGACGGCGAGGAGTTCAACCACGACGTCTACACGCAGGCGGTGAGCCAGCTCGTCGCCGAACTCGAGCCGCAGTATCTCGTCGTGCCAAACAGCGTCAACGGACTCGACTACGCGCCCGCGGTCGCGACCAGACTCGAGTGGCCGCTCGTGACCGACGCCGTCTCGGTCGAGGCCGACGGAACGCTGTCGGTCGATCGGGAGATGTACGGCGGGAAAGTCGAGACGACCGTCGAGGTGGCGGCCGACCGCGCCGTGGTAACGATCCGGGGCGGCGAGTGGGCCGGGGCAGACGGCACCGGCGACGCGGCGGTCGAGCCCTTCGAGGTCGACCTCGACGACGACGCGATCGGCTCTTCGGTCACCGGCTTCGAGGAGGTCGCTGCCGGCGACGTCGACATCAGCGAAGCCGACGTGCTGGTAAGCGTCGGTCGCGGTATCGAGGAGGAGGACAACCTCGAGTTGATCGAAGAGCTCGCGGAGGCGCTCGATGCGACGGTCTCTTCGTCGCGTCCGATCGTCGACAACGGCTGGCTGCCGCCGAATCGCCAGGTCGGCCAGTCCGGCAAGGTGGTGACGCCGGATGTCTACATCGCAATCGGTATCTCGGGTGCCGTCCAGCACGTCGCCGGCATGAAAGGCTCCGAGACGATCGTCGCGATCAACACCGACCCGAGTGCGCCGATCATGGACATCGCTGACTACGCGATCCACGACGACCTCTTCGACGTCGTCCCTGCACTCACCGAGCAGTTCGAGTGAGCTGACTCCTGGCGCTCGCGGCGGCGCTAGAGATCCGAACCACCGTTCGTTGACAACCGTCACCTACTTTTTCGCCCTCTCCTAAGCGCCGGTAATGGAACTTCTGGAGCGCCGTCGGGCGCTGATCGAGGAGCGTCTCGTCGACGTGATCGACGGCGTCGAGCCCGAACCGCTCAGGGAGGAACTTCGCCACGTCGCACTCTCGGGTGGGAAACGAGTCCGACCGACGGTGACCGTCCTCGCCTGTGAGACCGTCGGCGGCGAGGCCGAAGACGCCGTCGACTTCGGCGTCGGGATCGAACTCGTCCACACCGCCTCGCTGGTCGTCGACGACATCATCGATCGCTCGGAGCTTCGCCGTGGAACGACGAGTGCGTGGGCCGAGTACGGGCACGGTCCCGCACTCGTCACGAGCGACGGCCTGCTCGGGGAGGCGTTCGCGCTCTTCTCTGCTGACCCGCGGGCGACACAGGCCGTCGCCGAGGCGATGGTCGAACTCGGCGTCGGCGAGGCGACCGAACTCACCGCCCAACCGACGAGCGAAACGGAGTACATGACCCTCGCCCGCCG contains:
- a CDS encoding DUF7563 family protein, with the protein product MPECNHCGAHVSDRFARVFADEHGEIHACINCSANAGIAEVSRQRARSA
- the larB gene encoding nickel pincer cofactor biosynthesis protein LarB gives rise to the protein MRELLEAVADGDLSPAAAEAKLQGYVTGEAGRFDAARDRRRGIPEAIFATGKTPDQVAALAADAVETTGRALVTRATDDHVTAVESRLDRTHPDATVSRRGSSLLVEGSSYECPSLSATVGIVTAGTVDGPVADEAQVVCEDAGATVDRIDDVGVAALDRVLDQLDRLREVDVLVVAAGREGALPTVIAGLVDTPVIGVPVSSGYGHGGDGEAALSGMLQSCTVLSVVNVDAGFVAGGQATLIARAVASTADRE
- a CDS encoding DUF1931 family protein; translation: MADLIVKAAVKEALDDKNVASDFYDALDEEVDELLENAARRAEANDRKTVQPRDL
- a CDS encoding SDR family oxidoreductase, yielding MDLELEGNAALVTASSSGLGLASATALAREGADVAICGRDEDRLENARDRLADEGPGDVLARQTDLTDPDAVAALVAATVEAFGGLDHLVTSAGGPPSTTFLETTERQWYEAYDLLVMSVVWTIENAHPHLLESDAGTIVCITSRSVREVVDGLLLSNAVRRAVIGLVKTIAREFAPEIRANAVLPGTIETPRIEELIEARTDRGEYADYEAGLAALSRDIPMDRIGEPRELGEMAAVLSSPRSSFVNGASIPVDGGLLRG
- a CDS encoding Tfx family DNA-binding protein — its product is MIDEVDAFLDEIGFDPETSVLTRRQAQVLALRRQGVSQAEIASELGTSRANVSSIEGSARDNLEKARETVAFAEALRAPVQVRIPEGTDLYEVPQEIYDACDEAGVKVGHSAPELMKMISDAAGGAVTGRQVVADVVIGVTSDGIVRVRRPESDAESD
- a CDS encoding TRAM domain-containing protein, coding for MADCPLADDCPSFSERISGMGCQHYGDRGGKEWCNHYSQPIEDLKTQPVKVGEEVVVDVEDIHESGAGVGRTEDGFIVMVDGVLPEARARVEITEVHSNHARADELERLPLDPNDERDGVETDVEDDAGDDDDAADRERLGSRENFWGA
- a CDS encoding electron transfer flavoprotein subunit beta/FixA family protein, producing the protein MKVLVTVAEVATVDDEFEIAGTTIDDRYLGADLNEWDEYAIEEAVTLQEDGLVDEVVTVTIGPDECEQTIRQALAKGADRAVRVWDDALEDVDLVDVGAKTEILSAVVEDEEPDLVLSGVQTGDDSFGATGVALAEELGIQWAAVVNDLELEDAETASVRRELEGGVEELTEVELPAVLTIQTGINEPRYASLRGIRQAQRKELTPMSLADLGVDEAAVAGDLELVDMYEPESESEATIFEGGPEETAEELASLLHEKGVAP
- a CDS encoding electron transfer flavoprotein subunit alpha/FixB family protein yields the protein MTAVLAVADHRRGELRDVSYELLTAGRELADDVGGELHAAVISGPVEEFGDKLNREGVDAVYTVADGEEFNHDVYTQAVSQLVAELEPQYLVVPNSVNGLDYAPAVATRLEWPLVTDAVSVEADGTLSVDREMYGGKVETTVEVAADRAVVTIRGGEWAGADGTGDAAVEPFEVDLDDDAIGSSVTGFEEVAAGDVDISEADVLVSVGRGIEEEDNLELIEELAEALDATVSSSRPIVDNGWLPPNRQVGQSGKVVTPDVYIAIGISGAVQHVAGMKGSETIVAINTDPSAPIMDIADYAIHDDLFDVVPALTEQFE
- a CDS encoding polyprenyl synthetase family protein — its product is MELLERRRALIEERLVDVIDGVEPEPLREELRHVALSGGKRVRPTVTVLACETVGGEAEDAVDFGVGIELVHTASLVVDDIIDRSELRRGTTSAWAEYGHGPALVTSDGLLGEAFALFSADPRATQAVAEAMVELGVGEATELTAQPTSETEYMTLARRKTGSLFRAAAELGAIAADADPLTVETLGEYAERVGVAFQIRDDVLDAVADPAALGKPTGHDAAMDRPSVVQVTDLSPDEANGRARAEADCAIDALERVDVTDETARSYLVELAEFVVERER